The Streptomyces sp. ICC1 DNA window GACGGCGACCTTGTTGTCGGCGTCCAGGTGCGGGTGGGAGTTGATGTCGCTCGGGGCGCCGTGGGTGGCCCAGCGGGTGTGGGCGATGCCCGTGGTGCCGGCGAAGCGCTTGGGCACCCGGGACTCCAGCTCGCGTACGCGGCCCTTGGCCTTGACGACCTTCAGGGTCGCGGCCTTCGGGCTGTTGACGACGATGCCCGCGGAGTCGTAGCCGCGGTACTCCAGTCGCTGCAGGCCCTCCAGCAGCAGCGGTGCCACGTCACGCTTGCCGATGTAACCCACGATTCCGCACATAAGGTCTTTCCCCTCCTGGAGTTCGAATGCTCTTTTGCCACTGCCCGCCCCGGTGCCCGCCCCCCTGTCCGGGGCGGCGCCCCGCCGTGGCCGGTCAGCCGTAGACGATGCGGCGCAGCTGCCGGAGCGAGAGCTCCGGGGGCGCCACGGCGCGGTGCGGCAGTTCGGCCGCGATCCGCTCGAAGATGTCCGCGTTGACCGCGCCGCCGGACTGGAGCTCACGGTGGCGGCGGCGGACGAACTCCTCGGTGCTCTCGTCGAAGTATGCGAGCACGTCGAGAACCACTCGGGCGGCCTCGCCCCGCTGGAGCGAGGTGCTGCGCACCAAGTGGTCGACGAGGTCGTCGTGCGACGGGCGGTGGTCGGGCATCCGTCGATATTGGCGGTCAGAGCCGCAGAACGCAAAGATCCTGCCCGAAATCGGGCAGGATCATGCTGGTCTGGACCAACGGAGTGGTCAATTCCGGTCTTGGTTGATCAGAAACGTCCCAAAACTGCCGCTTTCGCCGTGGCGAACTCCTCGGCCGTGAGGATGCCCGCCTGGTGCAGCTCTCCGAGCTCGCGCAGCCGCCGCAGCAGGGCGTCGTGGTCCGCCGCCCCGGCCACGGCCGGCTCCGCCGCGGGACCGGCGGCCGGGGCGGCCGCCAGGGCCTGCTTCGGCTCGGACCCCGAACCGGGACCGAGATCCGGACCGGGGCCGGGATCGGGCGCCGCCGGGTGCGGCATGCGTACGGCCACGGCCGCCGCGACCAGCGCCATCAGCGGGTCCTTCTTGAAGCCGAACAGCTCCACCGTGTGCGGGTCGTACTTCGGTGCGGCGCTCTGCGGGGCACCGGCCAGGACGAAGCGGATCCACCCGTTCTCCAGCCCCCGTGACGGAGCCCACTCCACCGACCGCAGGTCCGCGACCCGGAACTCGCGCGCGCCGCCGGATCGTTTGGCCTCCTCCGTCGTCCAGTTCCAGTCCAGCGACACCCGGTCCCCGTCGAAGGCCACCGTCCCGTCGCCCGCGCCGACCGTGATCGGCACGGCGGGGCCGGGCACCAGGTAGGAGTCCGCGGGCCCGGGGTCCACCTGGTCCAGCAGCAGGGCGTTGCGCACCTCGTCCACGAAGTACTCCGCCACCCCCGACCGGTCCGACTCCACGGTCAGCCGGTACGGATCGGAGGCCTCCGGCAGCCGCCCGCCCGTCACCTGGAGCAGCGGGTCGGCGCCGTCACGCAGCCGCAGGCGCAGCCGGCCCGCCTTGCGCCCCGGTTCGTAGGAGACTCCGGCCAGCGCGCGCAGCGGCACGACCACCTCGCCGAGCGTCTGGCGCAGCAGTCCCACCCCCTTGTCGCGGCCCGGCACGATGCGCACCGCGTCCCCGTCGAAGGTCCATGTGCCGTCCTTCTGGATGATTTCCGCCATCCTCGGATTCTCGCACCGCCCGAACGCCCTCCTTCCGGGCCCAGTTGGCCTATACCTGTGCGCATGAGAGTCCCGCGACGCACCCTCGCCGCCCTCCTCGTCCTCGCCGCCGTCCCCGCGGCCGCCTCCTGCACCGC harbors:
- a CDS encoding DUF4429 domain-containing protein, producing the protein MAEIIQKDGTWTFDGDAVRIVPGRDKGVGLLRQTLGEVVVPLRALAGVSYEPGRKAGRLRLRLRDGADPLLQVTGGRLPEASDPYRLTVESDRSGVAEYFVDEVRNALLLDQVDPGPADSYLVPGPAVPITVGAGDGTVAFDGDRVSLDWNWTTEEAKRSGGAREFRVADLRSVEWAPSRGLENGWIRFVLAGAPQSAAPKYDPHTVELFGFKKDPLMALVAAAVAVRMPHPAAPDPGPGPDLGPGSGSEPKQALAAAPAAGPAAEPAVAGAADHDALLRRLRELGELHQAGILTAEEFATAKAAVLGRF